Proteins co-encoded in one Pseudarthrobacter chlorophenolicus A6 genomic window:
- a CDS encoding 6-pyruvoyl trahydropterin synthase family protein: protein MFSLTVRRHFMIAHSLPREAFGPAQGLHGATFVAEVAFRRRALNDNAIVLDIGAAGTVIEEVLDGLNYKNLDEHPDFEGKLSTTEALAQYIAQAVAAKISNDDDGRHLDGIDVTLRENPDAWATFSLDLNA, encoded by the coding sequence ATGTTCAGCCTGACCGTCCGCCGCCACTTCATGATCGCCCACAGCTTGCCGCGTGAGGCCTTCGGCCCTGCCCAGGGCCTGCACGGCGCAACGTTCGTCGCAGAGGTGGCGTTCCGCCGTCGTGCCCTGAACGACAACGCGATCGTCCTGGATATCGGCGCCGCCGGAACCGTCATCGAGGAAGTGCTCGACGGGTTGAACTACAAGAACCTGGACGAACACCCCGACTTCGAGGGCAAGCTCAGCACCACCGAGGCCCTCGCCCAGTACATTGCCCAGGCCGTGGCGGCGAAGATCAGCAATGACGACGACGGCCGCCACCTGGACGGGATCGACGTCACCCTCCGCGAGAATCCGGATGCTTGGGCCACGTTCTCGCTGGACCTCAATGCCTGA